The Mercurialis annua linkage group LG7, ddMerAnnu1.2, whole genome shotgun sequence genome includes the window ATCAAACTTCATGGTTGTAAGATCTGCCATAAGTTTTCCCGCAAGGGATTTGTCTGCAGTCTTAAACCGACCTTCTATTACTTGTAAATAATCCTTAGCATTTACCGGTTTAGGTAGGGAAGTTTTGATGTTGCTAGCAATTGTCATACGTAAAAACATAAGGCTCAATCTGTTAGACTTCTCCCAACCTTTATGGAGAGTCTTTTGTTCATCATTACTTGTTTCTGTAAGAGGAGTTGGCTCTTCAATTTGAAGAGCCAAATCCAAATCAAGTACTCCCAAGGTGAATTCAACTTTCTCTTTCCATTCTGATAAGTTGATTCCCGTGAGAAGTGGGACATATGAGACAGATGATGACAAATGCGCAGGAAAAGATGCTGCAATTTGTAGAGATACATTAAATTTTAAggcatttaaaacataaacaacacataaaatttgaatatatatgaCAAGAAAATATAGTGCTCCTGTGGGACGTCACTATAAATTCTACAAATAATACCATTAAAAGTCATTATATTCATCATGCATAATTAAgcaatatatttttctttaattagatCCATAAGAAATCTGTGGATTTTCTTAGGCTATATATATTACTTCgttattattaatcaaaatataatttttaattatctgtggacaattaatttatatattaactaATAGATCATAATAATggtaatataatattttatgtaattcataatctttaattgaatttaatagtatagtttaatacattaattttttttttaaatatgaatattaaataataaaagttcataattattgtcaaaataaaaaaaaaattaacatacaGATTTGACAAATTTAATGTTCATCCTTTTAAATTAATGAGCAAATGTATATAGTACCATTTAAAGTCACTAAGTCCAACAATTATAATACAAAACATACAGgtataaaacaaaattatgttCAGTAACAAAATTTCATTCAATTTATAAGACatagtttttaattattcattagcatttttctttaataatataTACCATTTAACTCAAACATGAATCCAACAAAACCTAACAAGTGAACCAATTAACAAAAACGTCAAAACATaagcaaataaacaaaaaattgttgGCAGAGACATTAACCAGTGGTATAATATCACAACAAAAGAAATcctttaatttgtatattaattGATTCACGTActtgttaaaaataattaatttaacaaaataaactataaaaatatgcACAAAGGCAATCCGATCATCATTAGCCACGCCGAAAAGAATAGCAATAATTTAATAagaattaatcaattaattatgatttaagtctattttaattaatggaCAATCATGTGTTCAGTAACCTATGCTCCGATACCACATGTAAGTTAATTTACATGAACCCTAAGATCTTTGAACAAACATGATAATCACAAATAGACTAATATAAAGGAGAGATAGAAGAATACCTCCTTCCATAGTGATTACGAATGCGGAATAAtagaataaacaatataatgaAGAGTTTCGGTTTCTCTCCTCTTACCTATATAtcttttagttatgtgtttgttGGTGTGATTTTGTGATGGTCCAAAAGCACTATATATAGAAGAAGAGAGGACCGAAATtctgttggcaaataatcgcaagtgtacgatatcgcgcaagtaatataacttggaagaccaagtatcgatcccacagagacaatggatttaatcactaatttcaaatattctttaatcggctaactagaaaaatcaataggattttgtaatttaattaaactaatataaactgaaaacaaataataaaatatgatttaaaacaataagattaaaaagctcaaggattgataatcccaaataaataagtaaaattatggaataggatttcttagtgattttatcgtgaatcgagctattctaaagcaccgaatcccgccctctaaagcctcaaagatccgaataaaatcacaacctaattaactaaccaattattaactcgctctcacgatattaaaactgaattaaataatcaaattataattatgaagcaaactcaatgactacctaaattccaacccgctctcacggcgtttttctttaagttcttaattatctatgtctatttaattaacaatctctcaattagttaattaaacacaaaatcatgaactaagtagctaatttaatccaagcaataagattaataattaagacacgaattaatactaatccatccaatccaagtaattaccaatttataagttcatatcaaccctcgaacaagggttttagttactcgtattaaaactgaaacaaaacaagaaggatgatgaagaagaaagcataattaaacaataaataccggagttgtcaatttcggaaagaatcgtcttgattaagcttgaaatcttcaataatcgtcttgcagaaattaattataaactacttataaactgctggaaaaaactaaactaaaagctatttaatGAAACCTAAATTATAACTTCTCTAATCTAATGTCtaatttattgattgattttttaCTAATGCTATTACAAtgcctttatatagtggaggtaGTTCTGGAGTCTTCAAATTCGTTTTACAAAtcaaatttgtaataggagtttcgGTTGGAGTCGAAGTaggaaaaatatccaaattcaaCTCGGATACAGCCCTTTTtacatgtctcgttcgagaaaatgcatgtctcgttcgagacatgccTCAAACTGAAGTTTCGATGCTTTTTTCGTTTGAAAAACAACTCTCTGTGAGTAAATTtcgaaggtctcgttcgagaccttaaattctcgttcgagacccaatTCCAGCTGCACAACTGttaacttcaaaacttcataactcgatgtagaaaaCTCCAAATGAGTCGGTTCTTGAACCGCTGGAAagtttaggatgtctactttatttcttatgaagaacataaagtcATTTGAAGTCTTTAACTGCTCCAAAATTGTCAATGAATGCGTCGGGGTCAGATTTTCTTGTgtgcaaatgtgctttcttcATTTACAAGTTTCACGACTTCGATCTAATCCACGATTTATACTCTTTATTGCTCAAAACGctccataatcactaaataatccttgaaacactaacacacaccataaaagcataaaaatactaaataatgtatGAATAATACGATAAAAGCGATTAAAGATGCGTAGAAACGACTcgaaatataggagtaattttactcctatcaaattCCAATTAGGGTTTCCCCTAAAACTCAATCTCAACCGTCCATCAAGGTAGAGTCATAATTGAAAAAGATCTCCTatttaataaccaaatcaatTTGGTATATCTTACTTCCTATAGAAAATAAGATTCCTAATTAGACCACATTACGGGAAAGGAAATAGGCTTGAGGGTCAAGTAAGGACCCTTAAGGTAATTTCTTACATAggaatgatttattattttcagattAATATTCAACCTTCAATAATTAAAgaaatgttttaatatttttattaattaaataaataacttataatcttaaattaagtaatcaattattaaaattgtattaatccttcaattattaaagaaatattttaattttaataattaattaaatatattactttAAAATCTTTAATTAAGTAATCAATTAGTAACGAATTTGGTTACTTTTGTTCTTTCTTTATTAAAGTCTCCTTATTCAAATTGTATATCATATATAATAGATTACttttaacattatttaattttatgtaaattCATATCTCAACAATCATTCAATGTTATTTAATAATGGCTAAACCCATCTAAAAGCCTTTATACTATATCGTTTTTATTCAAAAAgctcttatactattttttttgttcttcaggtccttgtacttggcaaaattttgattttcataTCCTTTTaagggactggaggaacaaaaaaattataagtacaGGGACTGgagaaaactaaaaaaagacatgaaaattaaaaattatgtaagtagaagaacttgaaaaacaaaaaaatagtatagaggctttttgaataaaaatgatataatacAAAGGCCTCTAGATGAGTTTAGCCTTTAATAATTACTTTCTTCAAACATGCAAAACTAGTGAAACGAAAACATACATGAAATCCAAGCATCATCAACTTGAATAGAAAATCTTATTTATTCTAGCATATAATTGGAAGCAAAGTAGAGCATCAAGATACGaagattattaaaataaagaaagaacTAAACACCATAAACATAAGTATTAGCACACAAATCCCTGCTAGTAGATAGCTGATGTGGTGTCTCATCAAGAGCAAGCCATTGTTCGACGTCGAAGTGCGTCGTTGATGATACTAGTGGATCGCCGGACGACGTGATTTCAACGTAGTTAACATACCAGCCAGGCTTATTACCACTATTATCATGACTCAACTCCATATAACAGACTTGAATGGCAGAGCATGGTCCTGAATAAGTGAATATGTCCAATTGACCTTGTTCAAAATAGTTATAGCCGGCCCCCATTGCACCATACTCCTCTAGGTTTCGAATATTTATAGTAAGATCCTCCCTATTTGAGAATTTAAGACTTATCTTGGCGTCCGTTCCTGCATTATCTCTCGATCCGGTCTTTATATATATCGAATAATCGCATGACTCCTATAAACACAATAAGAAATAGTTAGTAAAAACATTAACAATGCCGGGTTTGAGTCGGGAACTTACGGAAACAACGACGCCGGACAATGAGAGGATGAGGAGAAAGGAGAGAATGTAAAAAACAGctgccattttttttttctatgctTTATTACTTGTTAGGCAGCATCAATATTTATAGCGCCCGTCATTAACGAAAAGAAACAACGTGATGCACACATTTGTAATGCCCACAAATTAATCCACACACATAGTATAAAAGAGAAGCAATATTACTGTACAATGAATAGTAACTTAACGCTCCTTTTGACAGCGTTATGAAATCTAAAAATCTatctaaaaaattatctaaatgaaattatctaaaaatctaaaaatctatctaaaaatctaaaaatttatattgtgGGGAAGTCTGTCCTCTTGAAGTAGCTTATGTGGACACTTGATGTCCATATATTTTTTTCCTGCTCTTTAATTCTTTACCCCTACAATGAACACTATATAAATGTCTTTGCAATGGAAAAACAAGCACTTCTACAATTATTGTTGATCATTATAGTAACATTTACTTTCGATATATTACAATTACAAATGCCCACAAATTAATGAACACAAATGCAATGCATACTAATGTATtgcacaaaaaagaaaaaaaaataatgtaataAGTAATACCTTTCAAGATAGCAAATTTTGATACTTTATTCTGACATAAATGTTTCATTGCAAATTTGTGAATATTCAGATCAATGTAATGCACACAAaggatttatttttttcatagtaAATTTGGATTCTTTTTCTGCTATGtatatagatattaaatttattttatatgcgATACATGTATTGAAATTTAATccgataataaaataaattaaaaaaaattagtctataaaataaattataaatataattttttattattgtaaaatattaatcttataaaataaataatagaaaattgaaaagaataaacagaataaataaataaattcttaacatataaaattttagggctAACCATGAtgacaataaaataaattcaactatCTAAAAGTGTTCACTAAATTCAGAATATAAAACTTTAGATCTAACCATGGtgacaaaataaaagaaaacaattttggctaaaagaatCTATATAGAGAGCTCTTTAGATAAGTACCTATAGAAAgctaaaatattctaaaaaatacaacgtcaaaaattgtttttgaaaaatacaatttgtattttttttttttgcaaaattgatttttattattctcaaaaatatttttttttaatctcagaaaTACGATTTTAGTTATCCAGCGGTATACTAATATGTTCCTAACGGTATActagaaaataatttatgttttatatgcacaattttaatttactaaaaacttATTAacgatatactaaaaattaattaactataaatttatcagcGGTTTACTCACAATTCACTAAcagtattctaaaaataaaattataaaaagcaTAAAGAGATTAATAGacttttttacataaa containing:
- the LOC126656281 gene encoding PLAT domain-containing protein 2-like — protein: MAAVFYILSFLLILSLSGVVVSESCDYSIYIKTGSRDNAGTDAKISLKFSNREDLTINIRNLEEYGAMGAGYNYFEQGQLDIFTYSGPCSAIQVCYMELSHDNSGNKPGWYVNYVEITSSGDPLVSSTTHFDVEQWLALDETPHQLSTSRDLCANTYVYGV